The Acropora muricata isolate sample 2 chromosome 4, ASM3666990v1, whole genome shotgun sequence genome contains the following window.
AGTCAAGAATGTAATGCCACAGTTAAATACTCGGCCAGTGGTAAATACAAAGAGCTAATTCCAAGTTCGGTGTTTCGTCTTTATCCTTCCGCAAAGAGGATGCTTAAAAGTGGATTTTTCGCTGTTGAGGTTTTTCCTAAAGTGCTAGAAAATGAGACACCCATCACCAAGGTAAAACTTAAGTTCGAACTTTTCAGTCATACCGGCGCTCAAGCAGTCAATCTGCACAACTATAGGCTAGTCTTTCAGTCAGTTTGTCTGGTCTGTCAGCATCTTAAACAAGGAACACTCGGTCGTTCTGTCAAAGAGTCAATCTTTGCCATTACTCTCAGGTACTACTccatgtgattggttgatttagcgaTCCGCATTCTAACGTACGGACCAGCTTGACTTCGTGATGTGCTCTCCAGCTCGACTCATCAATTTTCCACCAATTTTCCACAATGATAAACATCAAACCAATCTCGTTTTCTCTGTACGCACTGAAAATTACGGCACttctttttttccacttcaatttgtGGACCTCTTGCTTCGCACTCGAGCCACAAATTGGAAAAGCGTGGTCCACAACTTACAGTACGGCCCTCCAACTCGATTAGTAAGAAGTATTTATCAGCTAGTCGTGATCGTTCAGTCAGTCCGTTGGGTCTGTCTGTCACTCATTTagtcaaacaaatgaaaaatttagtctctaattataaagaaactgtggtgctacgtAGCTGGGaaagtgaaaaacgaaaaaTTGGTGTCAAACTAATTGACACGGATAAAATTACCATCGTGAGCTAAATgtttcgctctgatgaagggctagtGCTTGAAAAACCAACTTTGTTATCTCCTTGCGATGATAATTCGACCCTCGtcgactcgtttgataccaaagtttCGTACTCAGTCTGCCAGTCAAAGATTGTGCGGTGCTAAACTTTCCACCTTTTTTCACAGGTGTGTTTTGAACCCTTCGGTATATGGTCCTTATCAGCGGCCCGTAAAGTATTTCATTTAAATAGATCAACCAGGGCTTCTCTCAAGGAACATAAATCAAGTCGTCTTATTGGATTGGCCATAGCCCTTCGATCCGAAGGGACATTGTACGGGGTGCTTCTGGCTACAGGGACCGCGGGTGGAATTTATAGCAATGTTTACTACCGGAGATTTCGTGGAAGAAGTTTCCATGAGGAAATTTCATTTTAGCACGTAGAAGAAATCACAGTTTGGGATTGTTGGTAGATCTGTCTTTATTTCACGGTGTGGGCTttttctttcgttcattttttATAGCAAGCACTTCACGTCCTCCttaaaaaaacttaattttAGATTCTTCGACGACTATTTTATAAACATTTGTGAACCAAGCAGAGAGCTTCTCATTCATAGCATTTAAGATAAGTTTTATACGAATACGTTTAGGTTGGAGAATGATACACATGAGTGAATTTTGCTCTGAGCTTGCACAGTGAGAAATATTGTCCATTGCAAACTTAATACGCGTAGCCAGAACAAAAATACATACctgaggcccgtttctcgaaagtcccgaaaacctttcgggcccgaaaagtctaTTTCTATTTCTACTatttctgtaaagctggtcttttcatgtgttgtaaagggaataaaaattaaaatatctacaaggtttcgtgcctcgagacgccatGGTTTTGAAGATATAAAGAAAATTTGTCAAACGACatgcacccgaaaagtttcgggactttcgagaaacgagtcCCTGGGCACTACTGTTTGTTCAACGGACAAATAACTTTTCATCGGAGCGTCATTTCAGAGCTAGGTTTCTGAGCCAACATGTCCAACGATGGCCACCATAAGGCTGTATAAGAATTAAAGAGCTGTTGCATTTTTATTGATGACAGTTAAAATGTCGAATCAATGGCATTTCACAATTCCTTTTTGCGATTCTCTTTCAAGTCGTGTGAGAACGGTGTGTTGTTCCATTTTCTCGTAGTTTCCTGATATGTTGAAGTCAAGTCGATAAGAAACAGTGCGGGTCGTTAAACGTTTTCGTATTTTCTCGTGAAAACTTCTTAGAGCGAACATTTCTCATTATAATCATGATTACACAGTCACTTCAAGCGTTTCCTCCAATGAACTCATTGGAATGATAAGCACAATGTCTCTGCTGAAATAGATGAGCTTGCAAAACACCTTGAAACCGTAAACAGTGAAAGTAAGAGAAGACGCGAACAGAACAAGTGTGAAGAGCAGAAGTAGTACAAGAAGAAGGCTGTATATCTCTCtatgattttcttcatttagATCAACTTCGCCATAGGAGGCTATGAAATATTCGCTGCTGATTTGGACCACGTAATACAGAAACGGAATTTCGAACAGAACAAGAAGAAGATTGACAAGTCCGAGCACAAGGATTCCTCTTTCATCGCTGCTTAACGAGCTAATTGCATG
Protein-coding sequences here:
- the LOC136913862 gene encoding E3 ubiquitin-protein ligase MARCHF3-like, which produces MELVDALSGEKHLRNAESDHKESSLSRSSSGISVLNGTPTCRICQTSRSADDINGQESLVSPCDCRGSLGFVHKSCMEKWLNLRNKDTCELCHFKFNTKRKFRPLHKVGIVHAISSLSSDERGILVLGLVNLLLVLFEIPFLYYVVQISSEYFIASYGEVDLNEENHREIYSLLLVLLLLFTLVLFASSLTFTVYGFKVFCKLIYFSRDIVLIIPMSSLEETLEVTV